AGGAGCTCAGTGTTTGGTTGCTTTTAGAAATTCAAGTGGACAAATTCATGCCTATACTTCACCTATTTCCCCTTCTAGCTACCAGACACAGCTGAGAGAAGCTCCCTTGAGCTTTAGAGTGCCTAGAATTGCAGCAGAGTTTACAAATAATGAGATGATCATATTTGCAACTTTGGAGCTTCCTAGTGGGAGTAGTACTAGTTTTAATCAGGTTTGGCAAAATGGTCAAGTTTCTGGTCAGAGTTTGGTAATTCATCGTCAGAGTGGGGATAACATGAGGAGTTTTGGAACTATTGATTTTGCCAATGGACAAACCTCTGCGGGTGCGGGTGGTGACTCAGCCAGTTCTAGACAACGCCGAAGAAATGTGAGTTCCAAATCCTTTGTTAATTTTTATATGCCGAAGAGAACTTTTAGTAGTATTAAAGAAACTAATTTAATTTTGATGACAGACACATGGAGTGCTGAATGCAATTAGTTGGGGAGTAATGATGCCAATGGGTGCTGTATTTGCAAGGTATTTGAAAGTGTTCAAGTCAGCAAATCCAGCTTGGTTTTACCTACATGTTGCTTGCCAAACCTCTGCTTATGCTGTTGGTGTTGCTGGATGGGGCACTGGTCTCAAGCTTGGCAGTGATTCTGTTGGAATTAAATTCAACACTCACAGGAACATTGGCATTACTCTCTTCTGCCTTGGAACCCTTCAGGTATGTCTCCATTTATTTGATTGTTACCTTTTTCTTTAACAAGACACAAATTCCAAGTTTTAATTGCTGTATTATATCATAGGTTTTTGCCCTGCTTTTGAGGCCAAAGCCAGACCACAAGTACAGACTCTACTGGAACATCTACCACCATACTATTGGATACACTGTCATCATTCTTAGCATCATCAATGTATTTGAGGGATTTGATGCTTTAAATGGACAGAAAAATTGGAAGAGGGCTTATATTGGGGTGATCATAGCATTGGGTGCAATTGCAGTTTTGTTGGAAGCCTTTACTTGGTTCATTgtcattaaaaggaaaaaaacttcAGTCTCTGATAAGTACCCCAATGGCAATGGGGCAAATGGTGTTAATGCATATGCAAACAGGGAGGTGTAAaataaatatgtttttttttttccgCTTCTTAATATATAAGAGTTTTAAATGAGATTATTATTAGTTTATGATGTTTAGCATCatatttttggtttttgattCTACTTTTGGTTGCTAGATTTAGATTCTCTTGCAGATGGATATGGTTGTAATTTATTCTTGTGTAATACATACGTGTTGAATTTATTACTACGTACTGTCTCAAACTTTATTTTATGTCACTCTTTTTTTAGGTTATTTACAAAATGATGATTTCGTATATTTGAAAACTTGTCAActcatttttcatttatttttatgatatacttataattataaaaatatcatGACTTTTTACAAAATTATATCCAGTCAAATAGCaccaaaataaaatgacaaaaaaatagtatatttagtatttatttcaatcaaataCCACCATATAACATATGGTTTACTCCATTAGAAAAGGAAATCAAATGGCGAGCCAAGTGAGCATATACTGGCACGAAACTGAAGCAGCAATCAATTCAAACTTGGTATAACAAGTGGCAAACTTGACAAGGCTGTTTCAAGAACATGTGGCTCTTTAATATTATTGTTTGTTTGGTGAATAAAAAAAACAGCAAacgaaaatattttccaagattAACAAAATAGACAAAGATATTTTTCACAAAATTAACAAAAGGTTCTAGTGTTTGGTTGGTTCCGGATTTAGTTTTCAAAGTTGGGGAAACAGCCAAAACCTCTTTTTAGGTTGGTGTCTGATCTGTAACAATTACAAAAGCTTTTTCAATATTTAGGTGATCTATCTACCAATATTTGTGATATTAGTCCTTTACAAAGCTCCAAAATATTATAAGGTTCACTTCCCATTCTGTGGAGGTACGGTAAGGCAAATAAGTCAATGCTTTAGAGAAGTTATGGATGGGAGAATGAGGACCAACTAAAATCATAACGTCACTTCAAGGAAAAGCTAGTTTAGTTATATATCTAcattttattggatttaaatcAGTAAGATATTCTTAAATTTAAGacatattattttaaataaagatcATAAGCTAACATAATTGAATTATTCATTCAAATCCAATTAAATGGAGTTACGTAAAATCTAATTTTATTGGGCTAATTCAGTTAGTTGAGTTTTTATCAGATGGCCCATCCATGAGTTTCCATCCCAAGGGCCTATTAACTTTCTTGGAGACTACCCCATCAAAcacaaacttagcattttttcCCTTAAAATTTTGAAACTTAGCATCTTTCAACTCATTCTTTTTCATTTGGGATCAGAAGAATATAATATATATGTGCACCATTTAAGTTAGATATCAGCCGTTTCAATTATAATTTGCATATGGCAATTAATTTTACTATCCACTTTAGGAAGTGGAGAAAATTTTACTATCAAATAAACATTAACAAAAGAAGATCAAAATCAACATTTGACAAAAAAAAATGCTATATAACACAAATGATATAGCACTACAAACTGGTTGAACAAAGAAGCACACCCAGGTTCACACACAACCGAAAAGTtgtaaaagagaaaaaagaaataaaaattaagaaTGCTGATACTGAGAATATATTGCAGTTGATTCAATCCTTCTTTATTTGATCTGGCTGTTAAGATTTTATAACAAGTTAACAACTATGCAAAAAAACACAAGAATAAAGAATATACCACAAAAGTCTTGTCAAATGTCAGTTCAAAAAGCTGTACCAAActccaaaaataaacaaagaaaaaaaaaagaattgataAGGGAATTTGCGAAGGGTTAATTTTATAAAGAATATGGATGGCAACAACACCGTAGAGAAAGTTTTGACCTTAGAAGTGAGGTTCAGAATCTGCTTTGTTGATTCTCTCTGTACTTTTTTTGTGAACAATTTATCTTTGGgaaggaagaaggaagaagaGAGTAAATGCCATGATCCGAAATTTCTCATCGatgggatcgtgatggcgcctaacatttcacttgctatgcaagccagcgttagagaatcattaaccaattcattatttccattcagtaattaacaataattaactaagatgaaatataataagtgcaaaatatcataaaactatattaattactaccacccggatctggagtcaccattcacgagcattctagaatttatgacaagtaatagtctgaaagaaatataactgtctgattgaaagaaaacagtaggacataaaagatagatggggacttcaagatCTGTGAacgccggcagatctaccttgaatcTCCGGACAGCGGACTAGTAGCAAACcttgatcaacctgagccggtatcaaaatctgcacagaaagtgcagaatacagcatcagtacaaccgaccccatgtactggaaAGTGTCGAGCCTAGCCTcggcgaagtaatgacgaggctaggaccagacacccacatataacctgaacagtataatcatgctagtggcaacgacagtaaataaagcaataacacagaaataatgggaagggaagaTACCGTGGGGGagtacaacataaagagtgagaataatgaaaagacagaattaaacagaaaatccttaaacgaattgagcaaattAAACAGTAAGgaaaactgcacgacatcacccttcgtgctttacactcttcctcacaatataattaaattatatacgatatcacccttcgtgctttacacacttcctcacaatataattaaattgtgcacgacatcaccctttgtgctttacacacttcctcacaatataattaaattgtgcatgacatcacccttcgtgctttacacacttcctcacaatataattaaattgtgcacggcatcacccttcgtgctttacactcttcctcacaatataattaaattatgcacgacatcacccttcgtactttatataattaaattatgcacagcatcacccttcgtgctttacactcttcctcacgatataattaaattatgcacggcatcacccttcgtgctttacactcttcctcacaattcacagaatcaacAACAACGGacagagagaagtttcacaagaaatcaatatttcatcaatgattactttcaaaatttaacatctcgacctcgaatcaatattcacaattttatcgaccttggtggaactggatacaagtctcccaacattttaacaacaacaataagcatggataacaagatttaagactataaatttgcaagaaatggaatttcactcgcatgctatgactcgatcacaacgtatagatgctcgtcacctcaactatacgtcatattcaacaacaaaacacgtagcaaatagtcacacaatacctattccctcaagccaaaattagacacaacacttacctcaatttcgCAAGCCACTTACTGCTCAAGTATCACTTTCCCTTTAGAATGCACCTCCAACTCACTCGTATCTAATCATAATCAGTTTAATatcatcaattatcgctaaaggaatcaactttaatgcaaaattacagttttcctaagttttttcaacaaaagtcaaaaatcgactccgGGACCTCTTGGtccaaactcgaggttcggaccaaaatctatttacccattctcccccgagcccgaatatataattggttttggaatccgacctcaatttgaggtctaaatccccaaattttgaaattcctaagttTCACCCAAAAATAcctaattccaccatgaaaatcctagatttaaggTTGAAACCTTGTAAaatatagtgaaagattgaaagaaaccagtttagaatcacttacctatgatttggggaagagatggtctttgaaaaattgccacTTGTGTTTtatcttgaaaatttgggaaatgaatgaaaattcccgtccaaaagtcattttgttcagctgcagatgtcgcatttgcgacctgagcttcgcaaatgcgaagctcgtAATTGCGAAGGgactatcgcaattgcgaagccttcacaatcctgctgcccttcgcaaatgcgaggaaagtgtcgcaattgcgatcactgacctcgcaaatgcggacaaaagatcgcatttgcgatctatacctctcccagactcccttcgcaaatgcgaagaaaagttcgcaattgcgaacacggGCTGacccagcttctcttcgcatttgcgatgagaagttcgcaaatgtgacctcaacagtgatcgcaaatgccaaccctgacctcgcatttgcgaggtctgaggcctgcaacacaGCTAAAGCACACCAgctatttttctaagtccaaatcactccgtagcctatccaaaactcacccgacccctcggaactccaaaccaaacatgcacgcaagtctaaaaatatcattcgaacttgctcacgcgatcaaatcgccaaaataacacctagaactatgaattttgtaccaaatcaaatgaaattctcaagaacactttaaaatttttattttctcaactggacgtccgaataacgtcaaatcaactccgtttctcaccaaatttcatagacaagtcttaaatatcatatgaacctgtaccgggctccggaaccaaaatacggacccgatactaacaatgccaaatatcaatcaattctaaaaaataaataatttccaaacttttaatttttatcaaaaattcataactcgacttagggacctccaaattcaatttcgggcatatgcccaggtcccatagttcgatacggacctaccgggatcgTCAAAGCACGGATCTGGGCTCGTttaccaaaatgttgaccaaagtcaactaaaattaacttttaaagcaaaaattcttattttcattagttttcaacataaaagctttccgaaaacctacctggactacgcacgcaaatcgaggagggtaaaaatgagattttttaaggcttaagagcgcagattcgagttctaaagcataagatgaccttttgggtcatcacattctccacttctaaaacaaccattcgtcctcgaacgaacataggaaagtacctgggctggtgaaaaggtggggatatctactccgcatatcggactcagactcctaagtagctacctcaataggctgacctctccactgcactcgaactgaagggtaactctttggtCTCAACTAGCGAACTTGTCGGGCTAGAAttcccaccggctcctcctcgtaagtcaaatctttgtccaactggacagagctaaaatctaacatatgggacggatcgccgtgatactttcaaagcatggacacatggaataccggatgaacaactgctaaactaggtggcagcGCAAGCCTGTGTAAACCacatctcccactctctccagaatctcaaaaggtccgatatacctagggctcaacttgcccttctttccgaacctcattacacccttcatgggtgataccccgAAGTAGCAcactctctccgaccatgaatgcaacatcacgaactctacagtaggcataactcttttgcctggactgagctgtacaaagtcgatcctgtataatcttgaccttgtccaaggtttcctgaactaaatctatacccaataaccgagcctcccccggctcaaaccacccaactggcgacctacaccgtctaccatataatacctcatagggagccatctgaatgctcgactggtagctgttattgtaggcaaactccgctaacggcaaaaactaatcccaagaacctccaaagtcaataacgcaggcgcgaagcatatcctccatgATCTGAATAGTACGCCCGGACTggccgtccgtctgaggatgaaatgttgtgctcaactcaaccttcATACCCAACTCACGccgaactgccctccaaaagtgtgaggtaaactgcgtacctcgatcagaaataatagacacgggcacccgtgaagacggatgatctcacgaatgtaaatatctgccaaccgctccgaggaataggtgactgccacaggaatgaagtgcgctgacttagtcagcctgtccacaataacccaaactgcatcgaacttcctctgagtccgtgggagtccaacaacaaaatccatagtgatacgctcccacttccactcaggaatatctaacctctgaagtaaaccactaggtctctgatgctcacactttacctgctggcaatttaggcaccgagctacataggcaactatgtccttcttcatttgcctccaccaataatgttgcctcaagtcccgatacatcttggcggcaccaggatgaatagaataccggaaactgtgggactcctcaaggatcaactcatgaagtccacCCACATTCAGCACATAAATACGACCCTGAATCTTCAAAACTCCGttatctccaacagtaacctgcttggcacccccGTGCCatactgtgtctctaaggacaagtaaatgaggatcgtcaccCTGTCAAtatctgatgcgctcaaacaaagaagaccgagcaactgtacaagctagaacacagctgggctcaaaaacatctaaccttacgaactgattggccaaggcctaaacatccaatgtAAGCGGTCTCTCcccaaccggaatatatgcaaggctacccatactgactgacttcctactcaaagcgtcggccaccacgttggccttcccgggatgatacaatatggtgatatcatagtctttcaatagctccagccacctcctctgcctcaaattgagttccttctacttgaacaaatactgcaagctccgatgatcagtgaatacctcacatggcacgccgtaaagatagtgcctccaaatcttcagcgcatgaacaatggctgccagctctagatcatgaacatggtaattcttctcgtgaaccttcagttgccgtgaagcatatgcaataaccttgccaccatgcatcaataccgcacccagaccaatacgagatgcatcacaatacactgtataaaaTCTTGAAcatgtgggtaacaccaatactggtgccgtagtcaaagctgtcttgagcttctgaaagctcgcttcacactcgtctgaccacctgaacggggcacccttctgggtcaatctagtcaacggggctgctatggatgaaaaaccctccacaaatcgacggtaatagcccgccaaacccaggaaactacggatctctgtagctg
The sequence above is drawn from the Nicotiana tabacum cultivar K326 chromosome 13, ASM71507v2, whole genome shotgun sequence genome and encodes:
- the LOC107771464 gene encoding cytochrome b561 and DOMON domain-containing protein At5g47530 — its product is MDNKLLTSLVFSSILLTLFTSTYAQNCSSHLFRNNNIFATCNPLPVLNCFLHWTYHSANHTVDLAYRHGGVTDSDWVAWALNIGGSRMLGAQCLVAFRNSSGQIHAYTSPISPSSYQTQLREAPLSFRVPRIAAEFTNNEMIIFATLELPSGSSTSFNQVWQNGQVSGQSLVIHRQSGDNMRSFGTIDFANGQTSAGAGGDSASSRQRRRNTHGVLNAISWGVMMPMGAVFARYLKVFKSANPAWFYLHVACQTSAYAVGVAGWGTGLKLGSDSVGIKFNTHRNIGITLFCLGTLQVFALLLRPKPDHKYRLYWNIYHHTIGYTVIILSIINVFEGFDALNGQKNWKRAYIGVIIALGAIAVLLEAFTWFIVIKRKKTSVSDKYPNGNGANGVNAYANREV